From the genome of Oryza glaberrima chromosome 1, OglaRS2, whole genome shotgun sequence:
GGTAAGATGACTAATCTCTCCACATTGTATCTAGACAACAACCAGCTCAACGGTTCAGTGTCAGAGGAACATTTTGCAAGTTTAGCGTCATTGGAAGATATAGACTTGTCTTACAATTCAATACACATTACGATCAACTCAGATTGGGTTCCCCCATTTAGCCTATATCAGGCTTTATTTGCACGTAGCAAAATGGGACCTCATTTTCCACTGTGGCTTAAAGGGCAGAGTAATGTTTACTTCCTTGACATTTCTGATGCCGGCATAACTGACAATCTTCCAGACTGGTTTTGGACTGTATTTTCGAATGTTCAATATTTGAACATCTCTTGTAATCAAATAAGTGGCACACTGCCAGCAACTCTTGAATTTATGACTTCAGCAATGACACTTGACCTCAACTCGAACAGGCTATCAGGTTTGCTGCCACAGCTACCACAATATTTGGGAACATTGGACATCTCCAACAACTCTTTGTCAGGACCACTACCGCTAATCTTTGGAGCTCCAATGCTTACACAACTAGTACTGTCCATAAATAAAATCAACGGCACCATTCCATCTTATATTTGTGTATTGAAGTATTTAGAGGTATTAGACCTGTCAGATAACTTTCTAGTTGGAAAACTTCCTCGATGCTCCAACGGTTCAGAGTCTAAGCAAGAACTTAACATGTCCCCTGATTCTACACAAATGCAACTGTCTGCTTTGATTTTGTACAACAATGACCTGTCAGGCAAATTTCCTGAATTTTTGCAACATTGCCAAGAGTTGACTCTTCTTCACCTCGCCCACAATAAGTTTGTTGGAGAGTTGCCAATATGGATAGCAGAGAAATTACCGCGTTTGTCATATCTTCAATTGCGGTACAATTTGTTCTCTGGCTCTATTCCAGTTCAGCTAACAAAACTTGAAAATCTCCGATATTTGGACCTTGCATATAACAGGATATCAGGAAGTATACCTCCTACTTTAGGAGGTTTAAAAGCAATGATTCAAGGTAATAGTACAAAATATACTAATCCCTTGGTGTGGAATTACTATAGGCCAAGAAATCCAAACGACTTCAATGATGGGTGCTACGTAAAATATCATAATAGCTTACTGGTTGTGGTAAAAGGTCAGGAACTTTATTACACCAGTACACTCGTATATATGGTTGGTCTTGATTTTTCCTGCAACAATTTAGGAGGAGATATCCCAGAGGAAATAACATCTCTTGTTGGACTGAAGAACTTGAACTTCTCCCATAACCATTTAACAGGAAATATTCCAGAGAAGATTGGTCTCCTGAGATATGTGGAGTCTCTTGACCTATCATTCAACATGATATCAGGCGAAATCCCTTCAAGTCTCTCAGACATGGCTTCACTGAGCTACTTGAACCTGTCATTCAACAATTTGTCCGGAAGAATACCATCAGGGAATCAGCTACAGACACTTGGTGATCCAGATTTCATATACATCGGCAATTATTATCTCTGTGGACCTCCTCTTTCAAGGAATTGTTCTGGACCGGAGGTAACTACAGGCCATCTTGAAGGGCATTCAACAGACAAAACATACTTTCACCTTGGGCTGGCTGTAGGATTTGTGATGGGACTTTGGTTAGTCTTTATTGGCTTATTATTTCTGAAGACCTGCAGATTTCGCTACTTTCAACTGTCTGACAAACTGCAGGACAGCATACAAACATCTGTGGAAAACATCTGCAGAGTGGTTTCACAAATCACAGAGGATTCAAAACAAGAAGGGACAAGGCCAGGCATCTGTCTCTGAAGGCACATGAATTTAGAACTCTCTTCCTTTTCATCTCGTTGTTTGTTCTTCAGATTTACCCCTTTTGCACGAGTAGTTTGGCAACAGAATCTTCAACCAAACTAATACTATTGGTGTGTCCAAGTCTCATGTTCATGTTCTTTCAGGTTACCCCATAAAATTGTGACAATGTGAGAATTTAGTTTCCCCAAATTTACCAAATCAGGTACCACATTGTGCGGGTGAAAATCCATCTTTCCCTTTCCTAGTTTCCTATGTTTGTTTAGAAGAATGCCAGAAAAAATAATGTTGCCCAGAACAACATATGCATACAGCTTTCTAGATAAATAGGTtatgcaaaattgcaaatgCCTGAGTAGCTGAGCAAACAGAAGGGACTTTACTCTCGAGCCGAAGGGGAGAGTGGAACAGTTACCTGGTAGAGGAGGTGGCGCGTCACATGCCTGCGCCGGCGAGATGGCCATGCGGGCCGCCGGCTTGAGGAGTCGACGGCAGCGTCCTGGCTCCCGGTAGTCCTCGCGGTCATTGCCGCCAGCTAATTCGCTTGCTCCCCTGCGGTGGAAGCATGGATCCGCTCTGTTTGCGTAGGGAGGATTTTCCCAATTCAGAGCTAAggtttctccttttttttttcccccagTTTTCCTGTATTTAGAAGTAGTAGTACTAAATCCAATTTATCCTCCTAACTGGTTTTTAGTCAGGAAATTTTGTTATTCCCTTCCATACGGATTTGCTAGCGAGCTGTCGACAGCTTTTGTGGCCTAAAACTTTCGATTTTTTTGGCCGTTTGATCTGCGGTAAGATCAGTGATGCGTTCTTTCTGTATCAGATCCGAACCCGCTTCGTTTGGTTGGGTCTACTCGGTGTCAGCCTGTTACTAGTGTTGTTCCCAATTTTGAGCAGTGATTGCGGCATCTCTCGTTCTGTTCTTTCCAGAGAGGTCTCCGTGGCGTCGATGCTCAGGCGGAGGCCTTCCTcgccgattttttttcataaaaagcaGTTACATGGTAATTAGCTTAGTTTATAATCTAATTACATCCCACTTACATAGTAGTTACATGGTAGTTACAAGACAGTTACATGTAGTTACATCGTACTTACAAGGTAGTTATAATGTATAAAATTAGCTTTTTATAGAAGCATGTAATTTATAATCTAGTTACATAACACTTACAGAGTAGTTACATGATAGTTACATAGTACTTACTAGTTATAGTGTATAAAATTAgctttgcaaatatttttttcttataggaGCATGTATAAAGAGAAGGAAGGATGGTACTACTATGTTGCATGGTATTCTAACTGTATGTATGTTCTTCTGCTAGCAAGTACATAATGCTTTTTGATGTTTAATTCTGATGCTAgaaagtactccatccatttcaaaatgtttgacgactttttagcacatgtttgaccgttcgtcttattcaaaaaatttgagtaattatttattcttttcataccatttgattcattgtcaaatatactttcatatacacatataattttacatatttcacaaaactttttaaataagacgaacggtcaaacatgtgctaaaaagtcaacgtatcaaacattttgaaacggagggagtacaaaactTTAAcggcatgtttttttttgctgatgCAAGTGCACTCTGAATCTACTGAGCTCAGTTTAGCAGTTCCATGTGTTTTTGCTGTTTGGTTGGGCCTTTGTAGCAGGCCAGTTTTATTCGGTTCCTCAAAACGGGCCTGTCTAGTGTTCTTAGCGGGCCTGCCTGCTCGAAACGGTGGGTTTCGTGGTTTGTACTGGTGTGGAGCCGTTTTTCAGCAACCGTTGATGATAAATCATGTGGCTGGAAAATTCGAATGTTTTTGGCCTAAAAAATGTCGACAACTCTCTAGCTAGTcctttttctttcatgtttGAATAGGGGACAAAAGATACGATAGTACGATGTACTagtttcctttttccttttttctataTTTGATAGTTGTAGATTTGGGATAGGGCACGCGGTGCATAAATTACTAAAATgtacatttttcatatgaaaagcCTCATGCCATTTCCCTCGTTTCGATCTCATAACCTCATCCACTTACCCCTACCCATTGGTCATCCTGAAAACCCGACCCGATGAAATTTATCGGACTTTGAAGATCATAGATGCAAAGATACCAAAAACTTAGTAGGATGTCGCACTAGGAGCGAGTAATAGAAATCATCATAAACACTTGCTCCAAGATACCACGTAAGCTAAtgtgatgaggtggaggagagaacaAAGAAGAGAGGAGTCCCATCATCTATTTAAGGGGCAATCTTCACACAAACtctaagaaagaaaaagaaaaatagatgggacaaacaaataaaataaaattattgagTTTAGTGTGCTAGCGTAGGGGTGATGCATTGTACACACTacctcttactccctccgtcccaaaataagtgtagttttgcactattcacgttcaacgtttgaccgttcgtcttatttgaaaaaattttatgattagtatttttattactattagatgataaaacatgaatagtactttatgtgtgactaaatatttttaaatttttcacaaatttttcaaataagacggacggtcaaacgttgggcacggatatccacgactgcgcttattttgggacggaggtagtatcttaTATGGATAAAATTAAATATGGCAATTGTCTGAGCTATAAAATTTTCTGTAAGCtactcctccgtttcatattataggtcatttgactttttttataaaaaaatatagtaaaattttcaacacaaacaaacatattatcgaAATATATACAATGCTAggtttaataaaaataatttgatattttagatgttagttttttttataaacttagtcaaacttcacaaaattttattaaaaaaatagtcaaacgacctataatatgaaacggagtagTACGTAATCACTCACACCTTGTTCTTTCCTCGTGCTCGCCAGAGAATAAAAGATGTACACAACGATTTTCGTTAGTCCACTaatgaataaaaaaatttagatttaGTCTTCTTTCTTACATCATGAAATTTTCCTCCACTATGTTTAGAGCTTTTATGTTCTTAGGATGGTTTATCCACAACATGATTTTACTGAGCTTTTCTTCACACGCTGGATTGTATGGCAGATTTAAGTTATGTTGCATCCAACGATCACTTTTAATCTGATGACGTGGCGCAACATGGTGGTGAAAAACTTTACTCTTTTTCACTACTTTAAGATATGGCAGCATTCCACAGTCGGATAgtccctttttttaaaaaaaaacaacagtcCCTTTTCAAGATGCACAATTTGCATGCCTTGGATTTAGCAGACAATTTTCTGGTAGAACTGCCTCACTGTTTGCCGACAGAACTGAAACCATCGACTGATGGTAATTTTGTATAGGTTTCATGAGTCTGAATATTCATATCCTTTTACTAAGCAAAAATCAGCTTTCTGGAGAATTTCCAATGCTACTGTAATCGTGCCAAAGCATCACCATTCTTGATCTAGCATGGAACAAATATTTTGAGAAGTTGCCAGAGTGGATAGGCGAAACGTTGGCATCCGTAGTAATTCTGCGTATCAGGTCTAATAAGTTATCTGGTCATACCTGGTTTTACCAGACTTGATTATCCGCGGTATTCGGATATAGCTAATAATAGTTTTTCTGGCACAATACCCCAATCCCTTCCGTGCATGAAGGGAATGATCAACGAACcagaatatttagacacatcgCCACATCGGTCCTCTTTTGAGAGGGACTGTAATATTTAGACATATTCGGTCCTCTTTGGAGAGGGAAGGTCGTAACGGTGAAAACTAGGAAGCTGGATGCGAGGGTAATCCGGACCAAACGAGGCTTGGAAGATGGATGAACCCTCACAGATTAATGACAACTTCAACAATTCTATATTGTTTTCAGTTAAAATTGCTAAGTCATAGGTTTTCGAAAAGAATAGTAAAATCTAGCTTTATACAGATGAACCAAGCCATCCTTAAACTCATGTGAACACTAAATGCATTCTGTAGTGGTGGCTTACTAAGTACGGTGGATACTCACACTTGCTTAATTAACTCTTTTAGAAAGGAGTTGGAGACGACCAGTACAGATGCCATGTTGACGAGAAGGTGTCGAAGACAATGGAGTAGGGACCTAAGTTCACCAGTCGCTGCCTATGGAATAAGATGGATTATCACTGATTCGCTTTCGCTACCTCATCTACTTTTGGAATTTTTTAATGTAGTCGGTCATGCTTAGTCTATTTGGGTTCCATTTGGGTAACCATTGTATTATTAATGTATTGTAAGACTTGTATAACAATGTCAGCTTTGTGATATACAACTTTGCCATGTGTGTACTATCTATTAATTTAGGGAAGGGTATTGTAAGCACATGGGGTTTCCGGTGTACAAAACCAAGGGCCCACACATGTTTTCGCTGAAGTACTATCAATTTGTTTTTAGCTGATGGTAAAACTGATATTGGATCTACAGTCAGACTGGCCAAACCTTGGTCTAACCGACCCTAGTAGATCGGATAGACCGCCTGACGTGTGTTCCATTGCCTTTTGAGGTTGGGATGTGTTTTTATCTATTAAAGTTTGATTGTTTGATTTTCGTTGACATAATCTACCATTTATCCTTCTCTGGTAGGCTTGGTTGCTTATGTTTGATCCTATATGTTTTGACAGTACCGATACTGTAataaaactaatataataatatctttATCGGCTATTACTGTTTGTAAAATTAAGTTTGTTTAATTTCTGTCAACATTGCATTGGTGTTGACACTAAATAAGTAAGTACATAAATATGGAAATTTCTAGATCGTttccataaaaataataaaataccATTTCCGACTGATTCTAagcgttttcacccctagagaGAAGTggcaaggggaaaaaaaacaataggtTTCATGCCCTTTGGAATGGATCAGGTGGCGATActttaatttgatattttgtcTCTGATCGGATGCCTGTACACAAGCTTTCTCGTACAAATCATTGATGGATGGGTTATAGACGATGGATCCAACCAGAGACAAACTATAAAAGTATCGCacgaacaaattaattaaatactataAAACTAAAAAGTATCACTTAGAAAAAGTTATGAGTAATATTGATgtagaaagtttttaaatcaaCTGCGAAAGGGCctatagcctagtggttacaagaagTTTTAGTAACACCTAAGGTCCCTGGGTTCGACTTCCCTTATAAGTGAATTTTTCAGCACCTAAGGTCCCTGGGTTCGACTTCCCTTATAagtgaatttttcaggatttaacggctttgtgcttttagtggtaggcgacgtacctcTCGACAGCAAGACGCCTGCCTGAGTGTGTATGCGTTGTGAGTGTTTGTATTGTACTGtctaattctaaaaaaaattttttaaatcaacttaCTTTTATAAGCATGGAAAAAAATACCTGTGAATAATCTATCATCTGCAATCTACAATGTAAAAAGAACATGACCAGATTGACCTAGCATTGGAGAAGGCACTAGTGTGTACTGCGGGGGCCTGGGGGTATTTGCAGGTATAAAGGTCCAAGGCACTAAATTAGTGGGTGGGGTATTTGTTAGGTAGAAAGCGAGACATCGAAATTTCTACCCAGAATTGATTCCGACATTAGTTGTAGCTTCCTGGTGTTTGCAATTGTTCTCCTTCAGCTAATATAAAGCAAGACAAACGATCGGTTTTTTCATCTTCTTAGTATTCGGTGTTTGTGAGTCGGGAACTATTTCTCTACGCACCAAAAAAACAATGGATtagtgcttaattaattaagtattaactaaacaaacttaaaaaggattaatattattttctaaaataattttcatatagatttatattttgcaaaaaaacacattgtttaacaTTTTGGAAAGCATGCGCACAAGAAAACGAGATGAGATTTTTTACCGTCCATCACAGTTTTTGATACCTCCCGGTACTATAATCGGAGCCATCCATTCAGTGAGATCAAACGGTCGACAATCACTGGTACCGCGAGGTACGGGAGTCCCGTGCGGGATACCTCCCACTTCATTCGCATGCGTGGAACAAGTTGAAGGGCAGAATTGGACTTTCGCATAATAGACAGTTTTCGCAGAGACGGTTTGAGTCCCCGACACCGGCAATCTCGCTCCTCCCGATCCCCTTCCTtcctcaacggcggcggcgcagccaaGCTCGCtggcctccgcctccctcgctACAACCAGCCATCACCAGACTATGATACTGACATATGTTGGAGGAATTTCTTCCAAACATATACTGCATTAGTTCTCAACAAGGGTTGCATTGCATTGCGTAGCGTGCAATATCACCAACACAATGGCTAGAACGGCTAGAACTCCAGTTCCTCCACGATCCTCCTCGATTGCAGCTGCAGTCACTTGCCTTTTGCTAGTCGTCTCCCGAGACGCCATCACCAGCGCAGCCGCATCTCCCAAAGCTCCAGCATCCACCGGTGGCTGCATCGCTGCCGAGAGGGATGCCCTGCTCTCGTTCAAGGCTGGCATCACAAGCGACCCCAAGAAACGCCTCAGCTCATGGCTAGGTGAGAATTGCTGCCAGTGGAGCGGTGTGAGGTGTAGCAACAGGACGGGGCATGTTATCATCCTCAACCTCAGCAACACTATCTTACAGTATGATGATCCGCATTATTACAAGTTTCCCAATGTTGATTTTCAGTTGTATGGGTACATAAGTTCGTCTTTGGTAAGCCTGCGACAACTGAAACGTCTAGATCTTAGTGGGAACATCCTTGGAGAAAGTATGCCAGAGTTCTTGGGCTCCCTTCAAAGTTTGACCCATCTCAACCTAGCATGTATGGGTTTTTACGGCAGAGTACCTCATCAGCTTGGTAATCTGTCTAATTTGCAGTTTCTTGACATAACATCAGGAATTTATGACTATCCTCCTATGCACGCAGCTGACATCTCATGGTTGGCACACCTTCCTTCATTGAAGTATCTTGATATGAGTTATGTGAATCTAAGCTCAGTGGTTGATTGGGTCCGTCCAGTGAATATGCTTTCCCGTCTTGAGGTTCTACGCCTTACAGGGTGTTGGATCATGAGTTCATCATCAACAGGACTCACCAATCTGACAAGCATTGAAACACTTGACCTCTCTGAGAACACTTTGTTTGGCACGGTAATTCCCAACTGGGTGTGGAGCATGAAGACGGTTAAGATGCTTAACCTGGCCTCATGCCAGTTGTCTGGTTCATTTCCTGATGGATTAGGCAACTTAACTTTGTTGGAAGGCCTTAACCTTGGAGGAAATAGCTTCAAAGGGGCGTTGCCATCAACATTAAACAACACTTGCAATCTGAGGGTCCTATACCTCTATGGTAATTTGATTAGCGTGGAAATCAAAGATCTGATGGATAAGCTTCCAATGTGTACTTGGAATAAATTGGAGGAGCTTGATTTGTCTTATAATGACATTACTGGAAACCTGGATTGGCTGGGGAGCCAAACTAGCTTAACAAGCCTTTACCTATCTTGGAACAAATTCAGTGGTCATTTGCCCTTGCTAATCAGAGCAATGACTAATTTGACAACTCTAATTCTAGATAACAATAATATCAGTGGTGTGATCTCAAACCAGCATCTTTCAGGCCTTGAGAGTTTGGAGATAATCATTATGTCTTATAATCCTTTAAAGGTAGTGCTGGACGAAAGTTGGAGCCCTCCCTTTGGATTGATCGATGTTTATTTTGCATCTTGCCAACTGGGTCCAGAATTTCCTGTGTGGATCAAATCGTTGAATAATTGTTACTCAATTGATGTTTCAAGTTCAGGCATAAAAGATGAGCTTCCTAATTGGTTCTGGAATTTAGTTTCTGACGTTGCAAACGTAAATATATCTCATAATCAGATCAGAGGGAAGTTACCAGACAGTTTTCAAGGTATGTCAACTGAAAAGCTCATTCTAGCTTCGAACCAGCTGACTGGTCGCCTGCCATCGTTACCGGAAAATCTCTATTATTTGGACATTTCCAGAAACTTATTGTCTGGTCCGCTGCCATTTAATTTTGGTGGCGCAAATCTTGATACACTCATTCTCTTTTCCAACCATATCAATGGCAGCATTCCACAGTCCCTTTGCAAGATGCACAATTTGCGTGCCTTGGATTTAGCAGACAATTTTCTGGTAGGAGAACTTCCTCACTGTTTGCCGACAGAACTGAAACCATCGACTGGTGGTAGTTTTATACATTCCACAAGTCTGAACATTCATATCCTTTTACTAAGCAAAAATCAGCTTTCTGGAGAGTTCCCTATGCTACTGCAATCGTGCCAAAGCATCACCATTCTTGATCTAGCATGGAACAAATATTCTGGAAAGTTGCCAGAGTGGATAGGTGAAAAGTTGCCATCCATAGTAATTCTGCGTATCAGGTCTAATAAGTTCTCTGGTCATATCCCAGGTGGTTTTACCAAACTTGATCATCTGCGGTATTTGGATATAGCTAATAATAGTTTTTCTGGTACTATCCCACAATCCCTTCCGTGCTTGAAAGGAATGATCAACGAACCAGAAAATTTAGAAACAGTGTTCCTATTTGGAGTGGCACTGGAAAACGGATTCGGAGCTTTCGATGTATTCGGCCTGTTCCATTATAGCATATCATTTGTTCTGCAAGGTCAACAACTTGAATACAGCAAGGGACTTGTGTACTTGGTGGGCCTTGATTTTTCTAGCAACAAATTGTCTGGCCATATTCCAAAGGAGATTGGTTCTCTTGTCGAATTGGTAAATTTGAATCTGTCCTGGAACCAGTTAGCAGGAAACATTCCGGATCAGATTGGTGAGCTGCACCAATTAACCTCCCTTGACCTATCATATAATCAATTTTCTGGAGAAATCCCTTCAAGCCTATCAAATTTGACATTCTTGAGCTATCTGAACTTGTCTTACAACAATTTATCGGGAAGGATTCCTCGGGGACATCAACTGGACACACTCAATGCAGATGATCCATCTTTGATGTACATCGGCAACCCAGGTCTTTGTGGTTATCCCCTTGCAAAGAATTGTCCTGAAAATGGGACATCTCAAGGTCAAACCGTTAAAAGTCATCACGATGGTTCATTCTGTGCTGGTCTCAGTGTGGGGTTTGTGATTGGAGTTTGGATGGTTCTTGCGTCTCTTTTGTTCAAGAAGAGTTGGAGGTTTTCTTACTTTCACCACTTTGATAGGCAGTATGACAGATTGAATGTGTTTCTTACTGTCACTTCAGCGATATACCTCCAAAAGGCTACACGATTTAAGGATGGAAGAAGCTGAGTGGATTCCTACATATAAGGGCTTTCTACCTGAGAAAATTTTCTCGTACTTGAGAAGGTACCGAGAGCTACTATATTTTCTAGACTAAAAAATGTGGAACTTCTCGATATCTTCTCAAGGATCATCTAATCAATCGGAAGTTGAAAAATAATCCTACATTACATCTTTGTAATATTAGCCCATGTGTGGCTCTCTATGTTGCCTTCTTGTCTTGTTTTCAAGCACTCGTATTAGACAATAATAATCTCGCAGCATATCGTGCACAAAATTTTACGTGTATGAGTTTTGTTTCAATCACTTCCTTTGATCAATATATATTCAATCTGTTAGTTCATTCTGAGCTCATGTTATGAGCCCCTATATATATTAACTATGTTAGTTGACTTACGTTCACAGCAGTGGCCAAAAGATGAATGAAATTGCTTAGCAGTTAGCAGAAATGAAGCAAGCAGGAAGGCAGGAATAAGAAATAGCCATCTGAATTTGAATTCAGAAATATCTACTCCTCTGTTAGCATCTGAATTTTCTCCTCGTTTTTAGTGGTCAAAATTTTGGTTCTATTTTCTGGAATCAAATGAACACTACTGCTATATAGTCTATATGATTGGTTCTATTTTCCGGAATCAAATTCGGTTTTCAGTCAAGACTACAAGAAAGCTTAAAGGCTAGCAGCCTAGCAGAGACTGTACCTGATGGCCGATGCAAGCATGAATATTGGAGGATTTGCCTTGTTTGGCCTGTTTGTTGGTGATCGACTAATAAAGCCATTGTCGAGGAGTTGGATCAAACCCTAGTTCCCTAATCCGGCAATCCCCATTCCCCACCACCGCCATGGACAGTCGcagcgagccgccgccggagaaggaaaggaacCGAGCTACACCACCATCGATGCCCTCGGTGACGAGCACATCGAGGAGATCTttctccgcctcccctcccctcccctcccctccgtgGCGCCTCGTCCGCGTGGTGGTCTCCTCCAGCCCGGAgttccgccgccgcttccccgccCTCCACCCGGCTGGCGCCCCCATCCTCGGGCTCTTCGCCGACAGCAGCGGCTTCAATCCGCTCCCGGCCTTCACGCCGTCGGCGCTGCCTCCACAAGGActagctcgtcgccggcgggggcgacggggacttcttcctcaccgccgccgcggcggcgacggcggcgcgcccgAAGGATGATTGAGTCACGCACATGGGCCTTCCTCATGTGCTCAGGCTGGACGAATGGGCTAGCTTTGGGCCCACTTGGCTGCGAGAGGAACAAAAGAATCCAGGATTACTACCAAACTGGGCAATGGATGCGTTGCGTGCAGATAGTAGATCAAACGAATTCGACCGAGGTAGTCAAAACCTATATTTTTCGCGTATTTGTGTAGCCGTCTGTTTTGCAAATACATCACTACCAAAATTCTATGAAGGTTTTGCAAACTTCGATGATGTATTTTGTGTAAGAATGCCACAttaaaaattcatttttttaacgAGATAAATCGATTGTTAACTTTGTATGTCTCTAAAagtattttgggtttttttttaaaaaaaaacccagtccgatggtatattataaaacaattaattaagtcATCGGTATATATTTGCGGCGGGGCACGCCACCATGCCTGCAGAAGTAGCTTGTTCCGCGGTGGTGGTAAGCCACTGGAGCCATCATCAAATCCCCatcccacctcctccgccgccacctgtGCACTGTGGCTAGCGTCGTGCAGGCGGCATAGCGGGAGCTCGCCACCATCCCCACCATAGATGTGAGCCAACTGGCTAAGAGAGGGGACATCGACAAGGCAACCAAGCTCCGACCGGTGTTCCAGTCGAGGGACGGACGATGACAACGGCGATGGTGAGAGTTTCCACCTCAAGGGCTGAAGA
Proteins encoded in this window:
- the LOC127760090 gene encoding receptor-like protein EIX2 — encoded protein: MHNLRALDLADNFLVGELPHCLPTELKPSTGGSFIHSTSLNIHILLLSKNQLSGEFPMLLQSCQSITILDLAWNKYSGKLPEWIGEKLPSIVILRIRSNKFSGHIPGGFTKLDHLRYLDIANNSFSGTIPQSLPCLKGMINEPENLETVFLFGVALENGFGAFDVFGLFHYSISFVLQGQQLEYSKGLVYLVGLDFSSNKLSGHIPKEIGSLVELVNLNLSWNQLAGNIPDQIGELHQLTSLDLSYNQFSGEIPSSLSNLTFLSYLNLSYNNLSGRIPRGHQLDTLNADDPSLMYIGNPGLCGYPLAKNCPENGTSQGQTVKSHHDGSFCAGLSVGFVIGVWMVLASLLFKKSWRFSYFHHFDRQYDRLNVFLTVTSAIYLQKATRFKDGRS